The Candidatus Kryptobacter tengchongensis genome contains a region encoding:
- a CDS encoding Rhodanese-related sulfurtransferase, which yields MKTRFKVFLLFSLLLYFVSCTARVSQNQTSTYIDITPIEAREKIQKAKNVLLLDVRTKEEFSEERIKNALNIPVQELEKRLDELKKYKNFEIIVYCRSGARSRRASEILVKNGFKFVYNLSGGIIEWKKQFEVEK from the coding sequence GTGAAAACACGCTTTAAAGTTTTTCTACTTTTTTCACTGTTGCTTTATTTTGTAAGTTGCACTGCAAGAGTTAGTCAAAATCAGACAAGCACTTACATAGATATAACTCCTATTGAGGCAAGGGAGAAAATTCAAAAGGCAAAAAATGTTTTACTTCTTGATGTTCGTACAAAGGAAGAGTTTTCCGAGGAGCGCATTAAAAATGCGTTAAATATCCCAGTTCAAGAACTTGAAAAACGGTTGGATGAACTGAAAAAGTATAAAAATTTTGAAATCATTGTTTATTGTAGAAGTGGGGCGAGAAGTAGAAGAGCAAGCGAGATACTTGTTAAAAATGGATTTAAGTTCGTCTATAATCTTTCTGGTGGAATTATTGAATGGAAGAAACAATTTGAGGTGGAAAAATGA
- a CDS encoding PEP-CTERM protein-sorting domain-containing protein, translated as MIKVNKLKFIFLGVGAIAGYGYYYFIGCKVGTCPITSNPYLSTLYGLLLGLGVYLTFFSGKKKQDN; from the coding sequence ATGATCAAAGTGAATAAACTTAAATTTATTTTTCTTGGAGTAGGGGCTATTGCAGGTTATGGTTATTATTATTTCATCGGTTGTAAGGTTGGAACCTGCCCAATCACAAGTAATCCATATCTTTCAACGCTTTATGGGTTATTATTAGGTCTTGGGGTTTATTTGACATTTTTTTCAGGTAAAAAGAAACAGGACAATTAA
- a CDS encoding YKOF-related Family: MAVAVQISLYPLRQMDIIEPINSVIEIFKSYGLETHVGSMSTLVYGEDEQVFKALQDAYKKAAEFGEFVMVATFSNACPLPLRFDIG; this comes from the coding sequence GTGGCTGTTGCGGTTCAGATAAGTTTATACCCATTGAGGCAGATGGATATAATAGAGCCAATTAACAGTGTGATTGAAATTTTTAAGTCATATGGTCTTGAAACGCATGTTGGTTCAATGAGCACGCTTGTTTACGGTGAGGATGAGCAAGTTTTTAAAGCGCTTCAGGATGCTTACAAAAAGGCAGCTGAGTTTGGGGAGTTCGTTATGGTTGCGACTTTTTCAAACGCTTGTCCGCTGCCTTTAAGATTTGATATAGGATGA
- a CDS encoding 40-residue YVTN family beta-propeller repeat-containing protein, protein MLKKILILFIPLYISLSQNLIVLNKSDNTAMIFDLKKDKLLIQIPTGEGPHEVAISPNKKFAAITNYGTRENPGNSITVLNLEKLTLEKTINLGNFRRPHGIEWIDNEKLIITVEANKSIIIVDVKNGEIIGAVRTDQEISHMLVLSLDKTKCFVANIGSGSISAIDLKEMNLIKNIQTGRGSEGIDITPDGNEIWVTNRAEDSIAVVDVKTLEMKTKFKVDGFPIRVKFSKDGKYAIISCARSGEIAVIDAKNKETIKRIKTAEKVDVEKTGRLFGSVFGDSPVPIGISIDDKNLIYVANSNADIVSVIDIKNGKVIKTIKTGKEPDGIGIW, encoded by the coding sequence ATGCTTAAAAAAATCCTGATCCTATTCATTCCATTATATATCTCACTTTCACAAAACTTAATTGTGCTGAATAAATCAGACAACACAGCAATGATTTTTGACCTTAAAAAAGATAAATTACTTATTCAAATTCCCACAGGTGAAGGACCACATGAAGTTGCGATCTCACCAAACAAAAAATTTGCAGCTATAACAAATTATGGAACACGCGAAAATCCTGGAAATTCAATCACAGTTTTAAATCTTGAAAAATTAACACTTGAAAAAACGATAAACCTTGGCAATTTCCGTAGACCCCATGGCATTGAATGGATTGATAATGAAAAACTGATCATCACAGTTGAAGCAAACAAATCAATTATCATCGTTGATGTCAAAAATGGGGAAATTATCGGCGCTGTTAGAACCGACCAAGAAATTTCACATATGCTTGTTCTCTCACTTGACAAAACAAAATGTTTTGTGGCAAACATTGGCTCTGGCTCTATAAGCGCGATTGATTTGAAGGAGATGAACCTTATCAAAAATATACAAACTGGCAGAGGTAGCGAAGGAATTGATATTACTCCCGATGGAAACGAAATTTGGGTCACGAACAGAGCCGAGGACAGCATTGCAGTCGTTGATGTAAAAACACTTGAGATGAAAACAAAATTTAAAGTTGATGGCTTCCCGATTCGGGTTAAATTTTCAAAAGATGGAAAGTATGCAATTATATCATGTGCAAGGAGTGGCGAAATTGCCGTAATTGACGCGAAAAATAAAGAAACGATAAAAAGAATAAAAACTGCAGAAAAGGTGGATGTTGAAAAAACGGGAAGATTGTTCGGCTCCGTTTTCGGCGATAGCCCTGTCCCAATTGGGATAAGTATTGATGATAAAAACTTAATTTATGTTGCAAATTCAAATGCTGATATCGTAAGCGTAATTGACATCAAAAATGGAAAAGTTATAAAAACAATCAAAACTGGCAAAGAACCTGATGGTATTGGAATATGGTAA
- a CDS encoding transcriptional regulator, Crp/Fnr family, with protein sequence MKPDHDTIRQIPLFSELSTDELRKFTQISQLKKFSKKELIFSEGAPYLGFYILLKGAVRIFKLTPDGRDITIQIVEPFNLVGEIPLFDGKTYDSSCEAIEDSTLLFIPKERFLQLFVKNPKISLKILQGFAKRLKELTQQIEKLTSKDVPQRLATYLIEEYEKQCHGKEGNEIILNISRSMLASYLGTVIETLSRALRKLQDDGLIEVKGKKIVILNLEKLKNLALSK encoded by the coding sequence ATGAAACCAGACCATGATACAATAAGGCAAATTCCACTTTTTTCCGAGCTTTCAACCGATGAACTCCGCAAATTCACGCAAATATCCCAACTGAAAAAATTTTCCAAAAAAGAGCTAATCTTTTCTGAAGGAGCACCTTATCTGGGTTTTTATATCCTTCTAAAAGGTGCAGTGAGAATTTTTAAACTAACCCCAGATGGGAGAGATATAACCATACAAATAGTTGAACCATTTAATCTTGTTGGAGAAATCCCACTATTTGATGGGAAAACATACGACTCAAGCTGTGAAGCCATTGAGGATTCAACCCTGCTTTTTATACCCAAAGAAAGATTTCTTCAATTATTTGTAAAAAATCCAAAAATCTCCCTAAAAATTCTTCAAGGTTTTGCTAAAAGATTAAAAGAATTAACACAACAAATAGAGAAATTGACATCAAAAGATGTCCCACAACGACTCGCAACCTATCTGATTGAAGAATACGAAAAACAATGCCATGGCAAAGAAGGAAATGAGATAATATTAAACATTTCAAGATCAATGCTTGCATCATACCTTGGGACGGTTATTGAGACGCTTTCAAGAGCTTTGAGAAAACTCCAAGATGATGGGTTGATTGAGGTCAAGGGGAAAAAAATTGTAATTTTAAACTTGGAAAAATTGAAAAATCTTGCCCTATCAAAATAA
- a CDS encoding Glycosyl hydrolases family 15: MKKIYLIFLLLISTLSAQDFKLKLNFAGEWLFKTGDDLKWLDPNFDDSQWIKIKVPATFESQGFENYDGFAWYRLHFDLPPNLLKEEIILLLGSIDDADETYLNGVKVGETGKFPPERRTEWTTLRAYQLPKGLLKEKNNVLAVRVCDFGFDGGIFKGPVGLILKKDFDIKVKENNKPHRSAKALVSTNGFTAIVYNTEKHQITSMYEHIYKVISSGIYTRNFINSANFIVELDGKEYDLSKISEDEIGYINGTNIIFASYRKLGIQTFYFAPFQIDAPVLVAICKINKKYKQSKIYFKANTIQGEITSEDKLDDVMDIQNLQIKKVVKSKTVKRSDGTGGEVEKRIFIAIASSRTREEIERFSNLTENDQIIEDEIKFWENFIKQAHFNLKLTKKEAELFRQSLAIIKMAQCREKGTSYGQILASLPPGEWTYCWVRDGAYAINGLIELGYFDEAKSALEFMLKARTGFYKKFIYKDGKDYGVKRDYKITVCKYYGDGVEESDHNENGPNIELDGFGLFLWTFGNYVEKSGDLEFAITYWDTLTTKIADVLISSIDKLGVIRAESGPWERHLPGKHYAYTTITAIKGLKSIAKIAELLKDKTAEKFYNSFADSILKSFLKNFVDENKVIKGTIEAKSDNDFEYFDASVVEAINFNLIPADDEIAKKTIEAIKNNLKIKNRFGFFRVNNGDWYDRQEWIFIDLRISVAMKKAGFKKDSEQILNWVTSQSNLNYNLIAELYDEWNSDYQGQYPMVGFGAGAYILALLEIKK; this comes from the coding sequence ATGAAAAAAATTTATTTGATCTTTCTTCTCCTCATTTCAACGCTTTCAGCTCAGGATTTTAAACTTAAATTAAACTTTGCAGGCGAATGGCTTTTTAAAACAGGGGATGATTTAAAATGGCTTGATCCCAACTTTGATGACTCCCAATGGATAAAAATAAAAGTCCCAGCAACATTTGAAAGTCAAGGCTTTGAAAACTACGATGGTTTCGCTTGGTATAGATTACATTTTGATCTTCCCCCCAATCTTCTAAAAGAAGAGATAATTCTTTTACTTGGCAGCATAGATGATGCCGATGAAACATATTTAAATGGAGTTAAGGTTGGAGAAACAGGCAAGTTTCCCCCTGAACGAAGAACCGAATGGACAACGCTTCGTGCATATCAATTACCAAAAGGATTGTTAAAAGAAAAAAATAATGTCCTTGCAGTTAGAGTTTGTGATTTCGGTTTTGATGGCGGAATTTTTAAAGGTCCTGTTGGTTTGATTTTGAAAAAAGATTTTGATATAAAGGTGAAAGAAAATAATAAACCACACCGATCTGCAAAAGCTCTCGTCTCAACTAATGGATTCACAGCCATAGTTTATAACACTGAAAAACATCAAATCACATCAATGTACGAACACATTTACAAAGTCATATCATCAGGAATTTACACAAGAAATTTTATAAATAGCGCAAACTTTATCGTTGAACTTGACGGTAAAGAATATGACTTATCAAAGATTTCCGAAGATGAGATTGGCTATATAAATGGAACAAACATAATTTTCGCAAGTTATAGAAAACTTGGCATCCAAACCTTCTATTTCGCCCCGTTTCAAATTGATGCGCCTGTTTTAGTTGCGATTTGCAAAATCAACAAAAAATACAAACAAAGCAAAATCTATTTTAAAGCGAACACAATTCAAGGCGAAATAACATCGGAAGATAAGTTAGACGATGTAATGGATATTCAAAATTTACAGATCAAAAAAGTTGTTAAATCCAAAACAGTTAAGCGAAGCGATGGAACAGGTGGTGAAGTTGAAAAAAGAATTTTCATCGCCATCGCATCATCAAGAACAAGGGAAGAAATAGAGAGATTTTCAAATTTGACAGAAAATGACCAAATAATTGAAGATGAAATAAAATTTTGGGAAAACTTTATTAAACAAGCACATTTTAACCTCAAATTGACAAAAAAAGAAGCTGAACTTTTCAGACAATCACTTGCAATTATAAAGATGGCACAATGTCGGGAAAAAGGCACCTCCTATGGACAAATCCTTGCTTCACTCCCACCAGGTGAGTGGACTTACTGTTGGGTTAGAGATGGAGCCTATGCCATAAATGGCTTAATTGAGTTAGGATATTTTGATGAAGCAAAATCAGCTCTTGAATTTATGCTTAAAGCAAGGACAGGATTTTATAAAAAATTTATATACAAAGATGGAAAAGATTATGGAGTTAAAAGAGACTATAAAATCACTGTTTGCAAGTATTATGGAGATGGGGTTGAAGAATCAGACCATAATGAAAATGGACCCAACATTGAACTTGATGGGTTTGGACTTTTCCTGTGGACATTCGGAAACTATGTTGAAAAAAGCGGAGATCTTGAATTTGCGATAACATACTGGGATACACTGACGACAAAAATAGCAGATGTGTTAATATCTTCAATTGATAAACTTGGGGTAATACGGGCTGAATCAGGTCCTTGGGAAAGACATCTTCCGGGGAAACATTATGCCTATACCACAATAACAGCAATCAAAGGTTTAAAGTCAATCGCTAAAATTGCTGAACTTTTGAAAGATAAAACAGCTGAAAAATTCTATAATTCCTTCGCCGATTCAATTTTAAAATCTTTTTTAAAAAATTTTGTTGATGAAAATAAGGTGATAAAAGGAACAATTGAAGCAAAGAGCGATAACGATTTTGAATATTTTGACGCAAGCGTGGTTGAAGCGATAAATTTTAACTTAATCCCTGCAGATGATGAAATTGCGAAAAAAACAATAGAAGCGATAAAAAATAATCTAAAAATTAAAAATAGATTTGGTTTCTTCAGGGTTAACAACGGTGATTGGTATGACAGACAAGAGTGGATTTTCATTGATTTGAGGATTTCGGTGGCAATGAAAAAAGCTGGTTTTAAAAAAGATTCAGAACAAATTCTCAACTGGGTAACTTCGCAATCAAATTTAAATTACAATCTGATAGCAGAACTCTATGACGAGTGGAACTCTGATTATCAAGGGCAATATCCCATGGTCGGTTTTGGGGCTGGAGCGTATATTCTTGCTCTTCTTGAAATAAAAAAATGA
- a CDS encoding S-formylglutathione hydrolase FrmB, translating to MKFLFALLISILVLGCGGNTKQKINDEHQGEKIELSGKWLFRIGDDKKWSDVKIDEFGWVEIFVPSQWEKQGYEFDGIAWYRKHVKIPSTFKTKKIYLYLGKIDDNDKVYFNGELIGITNGWTQERIYFIPNDLINYDGDNVIAVRVEDHGLGGGIYEGPILIVSRDELWYMKNEKKKFASQENYNAIFLTIKIMDSLLTMGKISPYLSFLSLRFRENEKTYTLWKRDLNQISNFLTENRYSIDYVDFKVYHSPENDSILVADYVRLIKDTTGAVKFSDEQVRYFKFENGSLLEIGNRSRFFRANFFSRWLQEERYFYVYLPPSYDTDISKRYPVLYLLHGYGGSDESWKYDKINSIVDSLINIGKIVEMIIVMPDADTSFYANSKNRKRMYEQYIVEDLINYVDATFRTIPSRETRAIDGVSMGGFGAMLLGLKYFDKFTSIGSMMGALEIPFEKVKDRKYIHEGDSIYWRSIQPTSIAQELTRDHFDSLNIFFYVGDKDWLKDGNLKMHEILKSKGIKHEFKIYPGEHNRDFWFSHFTENLIFHSNNFYKSKYVRIKESLKSQ from the coding sequence ATGAAATTTCTCTTCGCGCTGTTAATTTCTATTCTCGTCTTGGGTTGCGGAGGAAATACAAAACAAAAAATAAATGATGAACATCAAGGCGAAAAAATAGAACTATCCGGTAAATGGCTTTTCAGAATCGGCGATGACAAAAAATGGAGCGATGTAAAAATTGACGAGTTCGGCTGGGTTGAAATTTTCGTTCCATCTCAATGGGAAAAACAAGGCTATGAATTTGACGGCATCGCATGGTATAGAAAACATGTTAAAATACCATCAACATTTAAAACTAAAAAAATTTACCTCTATCTTGGCAAAATTGACGATAATGATAAGGTTTACTTCAATGGCGAACTAATCGGTATAACAAACGGATGGACGCAAGAGAGAATTTACTTTATACCAAATGATCTTATAAACTATGACGGAGATAATGTTATAGCTGTAAGAGTTGAAGACCATGGGCTCGGCGGTGGAATTTATGAAGGACCAATTCTAATTGTATCCCGTGATGAACTATGGTATATGAAAAACGAAAAGAAAAAATTCGCAAGCCAAGAAAATTATAATGCGATCTTTTTAACAATTAAAATCATGGACTCGCTCCTGACAATGGGGAAAATATCTCCATACCTTTCATTTCTAAGTTTAAGATTTAGAGAAAACGAAAAAACATACACACTATGGAAGAGAGATTTAAATCAGATAAGCAACTTTTTAACCGAAAATAGATACTCAATTGATTATGTTGACTTTAAAGTTTACCACTCACCCGAAAACGATAGCATCCTCGTTGCGGACTATGTTCGCCTGATAAAGGATACAACCGGAGCTGTAAAATTCAGCGATGAACAGGTAAGATATTTTAAATTTGAAAATGGCTCCCTGCTTGAAATTGGGAACAGAAGTAGATTTTTTAGAGCAAACTTTTTCTCAAGATGGCTTCAGGAAGAGAGATATTTTTATGTTTATCTTCCACCAAGTTATGACACTGATATAAGTAAAAGATACCCTGTCTTGTATCTTTTACATGGATATGGCGGAAGTGATGAATCATGGAAATATGACAAGATAAATTCCATCGTTGATAGCTTAATCAATATCGGCAAAATTGTTGAGATGATAATCGTCATGCCAGATGCAGACACATCTTTTTATGCCAACTCAAAAAACAGGAAAAGAATGTATGAGCAATATATTGTTGAAGATTTAATAAATTATGTTGATGCAACTTTTAGAACTATCCCAAGCCGCGAGACCCGAGCTATTGATGGTGTATCAATGGGCGGATTTGGAGCGATGCTGCTTGGGCTTAAATACTTTGATAAGTTCACCTCAATTGGAAGCATGATGGGGGCACTTGAAATTCCATTTGAGAAGGTTAAAGATAGAAAGTATATACACGAGGGTGATTCAATCTACTGGAGATCAATTCAACCGACATCAATCGCACAGGAATTAACGCGAGATCACTTTGACAGTTTAAACATATTTTTCTATGTTGGGGATAAGGACTGGCTTAAAGATGGAAACTTAAAAATGCACGAGATACTAAAAAGCAAAGGGATAAAACACGAATTTAAAATTTACCCTGGGGAACACAACCGCGATTTTTGGTTTTCTCATTTTACAGAAAATCTAATTTTCCATTCAAATAACTTTTACAAAAGCAAATATGTAAGAATTAAAGAAAGCTTAAAATCACAATGA
- a CDS encoding purine-nucleoside phosphorylase, which produces MIERIKESIKYIKAKTNDLRPQIAIILGSGLGDLAEEFENKMKIKTSDIPNYPLPTVEGHAGNLVFGRLYDINLLGFQGRIHFYESGKIENVIYPVLVAHELGVKILIVTNAAGGLNKNFKPGDLMIIADHINFMFLNPLKIFSPNVNRFNKPAYDEKLRKIAIQTGIELGLPVREGIYCGVRGPNYETPSEVQMLRKIGSDAVGMSTVPEVITANYLGMRVLGISCITNYAAGISSTKLSHEEVTEVAQRVKNEFSLLIKETIKKIKQSEL; this is translated from the coding sequence ATGATTGAAAGAATAAAGGAAAGCATAAAATACATCAAAGCAAAAACAAATGACCTCCGTCCTCAGATAGCCATAATCCTTGGTTCCGGGCTTGGCGACCTTGCAGAAGAATTTGAAAATAAAATGAAAATTAAAACAAGCGATATACCAAACTATCCACTTCCAACAGTTGAAGGACATGCCGGGAATCTTGTATTTGGAAGATTATATGATATAAATCTTCTTGGATTTCAAGGAAGAATTCACTTCTATGAATCGGGGAAAATTGAAAATGTCATTTATCCGGTGCTTGTGGCGCATGAACTCGGTGTTAAAATCTTAATTGTCACAAATGCAGCTGGGGGATTGAATAAAAATTTTAAACCTGGCGATTTAATGATAATTGCAGATCATATAAACTTCATGTTTCTAAATCCACTTAAAATTTTCTCGCCAAATGTAAATAGATTCAACAAGCCAGCCTATGATGAAAAACTCCGAAAAATAGCAATTCAAACAGGAATTGAGCTTGGACTACCCGTCCGTGAAGGGATTTACTGTGGCGTTCGTGGTCCAAATTATGAAACACCATCCGAAGTTCAAATGCTTAGGAAAATCGGTTCTGATGCGGTCGGAATGTCAACTGTTCCAGAAGTTATAACTGCAAATTATCTCGGAATGAGGGTTCTCGGAATATCATGCATCACGAATTACGCTGCTGGAATAAGCTCAACGAAGCTCTCACATGAAGAGGTTACAGAAGTTGCGCAAAGGGTTAAAAACGAATTTTCACTTTTAATTAAAGAAACGATCAAAAAAATAAAACAAAGCGAGCTTTAA
- a CDS encoding septum formation protein — translation MLKINKTVVLASASPRRYNLLKQIGLSFIVHPSGVDEDSFQTSSPEEHVLTLSKKKAIEVAKNYPDAIIISADTIVVLDGEIISKPKDQEEAKLMLKKLSGKTHRVYTGFTILDTKTNKIYSDFEVTDVKFREIDEDEIDEYVATGSPLDKAGAYGIQDDYGAVFVERINGCFYNVVGFPLTKFYLAMKRFLSDD, via the coding sequence ATGCTCAAGATAAATAAAACCGTTGTCCTCGCCTCCGCATCACCGAGAAGATACAACCTTTTAAAACAAATCGGCTTAAGTTTTATCGTTCATCCAAGTGGGGTTGATGAAGACTCATTTCAAACATCTTCACCCGAAGAACATGTTTTGACCCTTTCAAAGAAAAAAGCAATTGAAGTTGCCAAGAACTACCCCGACGCTATCATTATTTCAGCCGACACCATTGTCGTCCTTGATGGAGAGATCATAAGCAAACCTAAAGACCAGGAAGAGGCGAAACTGATGTTAAAAAAGTTATCGGGCAAAACTCACAGAGTTTATACCGGATTTACAATCCTTGATACAAAGACAAATAAAATTTATTCTGACTTTGAAGTCACAGATGTTAAATTTAGAGAAATAGATGAAGATGAAATTGATGAATATGTTGCGACTGGTTCACCACTTGATAAAGCGGGGGCATATGGAATTCAAGATGATTATGGTGCGGTCTTCGTTGAAAGAATTAATGGTTGTTTCTATAATGTCGTTGGATTTCCCCTTACAAAATTTTACCTCGCAATGAAAAGATTTTTATCTGATGATTAA
- a CDS encoding LPS export ABC transporter protein LptC produces MKIKFIILLTTVFLFISCEEKLKPSIVQLPHQQIPSQESWNATIIFSDSGKVRAVLKANHIMVFQTQDVTILNQGFRVDFYDETGKHTSYLIADSGRVIEKTKNLEAYGNIIAVSDEGTKVETSRLFWDNERNKIRSDAFVKVTSPNEVLQGYGFEADQDLKNYVVYKVSGQARVEEK; encoded by the coding sequence ATGAAGATAAAATTTATAATCCTTCTGACAACTGTTTTCTTATTTATATCATGTGAAGAAAAACTCAAACCGTCAATTGTTCAATTACCACATCAACAAATCCCATCTCAAGAATCATGGAACGCAACTATAATTTTCAGCGATTCAGGCAAAGTTAGAGCAGTTTTAAAAGCAAATCACATTATGGTTTTTCAAACTCAAGATGTGACGATCTTAAACCAGGGTTTCAGAGTTGATTTTTACGATGAAACTGGAAAACATACATCTTATCTTATAGCAGATAGTGGACGAGTAATTGAAAAGACAAAAAATCTTGAAGCATATGGAAATATCATTGCCGTCTCGGATGAAGGGACAAAAGTTGAAACAAGCAGATTGTTTTGGGATAACGAAAGAAATAAAATAAGATCGGACGCTTTCGTAAAGGTAACCTCCCCAAACGAAGTTCTTCAAGGTTATGGATTTGAAGCAGACCAAGATTTAAAAAATTATGTCGTTTATAAGGTAAGCGGACAGGCAAGAGTTGAGGAAAAATAA
- a CDS encoding arabinose-5-phosphate isomerase: protein MEKEQITIEKDVIEIGKRVIRIEASAVAELEKRIDENFSKIVELILNSKGRVIVTGIGKSGIIARKIVATMNSTGTPALYLHPVDAIHGDLGVVRKEDVVICISKSGDTVEVLRLIPILKRIGVPIISMVGNLNSQLARLSDYVLNVAVKEEACPYNLAPTSSTTATLAMGDALAIALLEKRNFTKENFALFHPGGNLGKRLLLKVEELMVSGNEVPKVHTSTPMKETIIEMTSKRLGATCVIDDNGKLVGIITDGDLRRLLHRTENVFSLTAGEVMTKNPKTIKKDALAVTALQQMETYNITQLVVIDDEKIPIGMIHIHDLVKAGLSSSEIDNETEQ, encoded by the coding sequence ATGGAAAAAGAACAAATAACAATTGAAAAGGATGTAATTGAAATTGGGAAAAGAGTTATAAGAATTGAAGCTTCAGCAGTTGCCGAGCTTGAAAAAAGGATTGATGAAAATTTCAGTAAAATTGTTGAACTAATTTTGAACTCAAAGGGAAGGGTAATAGTAACAGGCATTGGCAAATCTGGAATCATAGCAAGGAAAATTGTTGCAACAATGAACTCCACCGGAACACCAGCCCTTTACCTGCACCCTGTTGACGCAATCCATGGAGACCTTGGGGTCGTGAGAAAGGAAGATGTTGTGATATGTATTTCAAAAAGTGGTGACACAGTTGAAGTCCTCCGCTTGATCCCAATTCTCAAAAGAATTGGCGTTCCAATTATCTCCATGGTTGGAAATTTGAACTCACAACTTGCGCGACTTTCTGATTATGTTTTAAATGTTGCTGTTAAAGAAGAAGCTTGCCCATATAATCTTGCTCCAACTTCATCAACAACAGCAACCCTTGCAATGGGCGATGCACTTGCAATCGCACTCCTTGAAAAACGAAACTTCACAAAAGAAAACTTCGCGCTTTTTCACCCCGGCGGAAATCTCGGTAAAAGATTACTCCTAAAAGTTGAAGAACTTATGGTCTCCGGAAATGAAGTCCCGAAAGTTCATACATCAACCCCGATGAAGGAAACAATTATTGAAATGACATCAAAACGACTCGGTGCAACATGTGTGATTGACGATAACGGAAAACTTGTCGGAATAATCACAGACGGAGACTTAAGGAGGCTATTACACCGGACAGAAAATGTTTTTTCTCTAACCGCAGGTGAGGTCATGACAAAAAATCCGAAAACAATAAAAAAAGATGCACTCGCAGTAACAGCACTTCAACAAATGGAAACCTATAACATCACACAGCTTGTCGTGATTGATGATGAAAAAATTCCAATTGGAATGATCCATATCCACGACCTCGTCAAAGCTGGATTAAGTTCATCTGAAATAGACAACGAAACTGAACAATGA
- a CDS encoding peroxiredoxin Q/BCP, translating into MAKKVKSKNKSSKTPELRVGQKAPNFTLLSDTGEKISLKDFRGKKVVLYFYPKDDTPGCTKEACSFRDNMNRILERGAVVIGVSADSVESHKKFKEKYNLNFPLLSDEKHKVLEKYGVWKERILYGKKFMGTERTTFIIDETGKIAHIFRKVKVDGHTEEVLKKLDELSQKVNA; encoded by the coding sequence ATGGCTAAAAAAGTTAAATCTAAAAATAAATCGTCTAAAACCCCTGAGTTGAGAGTTGGGCAAAAAGCCCCGAATTTCACGCTTTTATCCGATACTGGTGAAAAAATTTCTTTGAAAGATTTCCGTGGTAAGAAAGTGGTTCTTTATTTCTATCCAAAGGATGATACGCCAGGTTGCACAAAGGAAGCTTGTTCGTTCAGGGATAATATGAATCGGATACTTGAAAGGGGCGCAGTTGTTATCGGCGTTAGCGCTGATAGCGTTGAATCGCATAAAAAGTTCAAGGAAAAATATAATCTTAATTTCCCACTCTTAAGTGATGAGAAACATAAGGTTCTTGAAAAGTATGGCGTCTGGAAGGAACGAATCCTTTATGGAAAAAAATTTATGGGAACCGAAAGGACAACTTTTATAATTGATGAGACCGGTAAAATTGCTCATATATTTAGAAAGGTTAAAGTTGATGGACATACAGAAGAGGTTTTGAAAAAGCTTGATGAGCTTTCGCAAAAAGTCAATGCGTAA